The Sulfitobacter sp. S223 genome has a window encoding:
- a CDS encoding CTP synthase: MARYIFITGGVVSSLGKGLASAALGALLQARGFSVRLRKLDPYLNVDPGTMSPFEHGEVFVTDDGAETDLDLGHYERFTGVSARKTDSISSGRVYSTVLEKERRGDYLGKTIQVIPHVTNEIKDFLHVGDDEVDFMLCEIGGTVGDIEGLPFFEAIRQFAHDKPRGQCIFMHLTLLPYLAASGELKTKPTQHSVKELQSIGIAPDILVCRSEHPIPEKEREKIALFCNVRKDAVVAAYDLKSIYEAPLAYHAQGLDQAVLDAFDISPAPRPDLSVWHDVYDRIHNPEGEVKVAIVGKYTQLEDAYKSIAEALTHGGMANRVRVKIEWVDAELFEKSDDAASHLAGFHAILVPGGFGERGTEGKIKAAQYARENKVPYLGICLGMQMAVIEAARNVAGLSTAGSEEFDHEAGKKRFEPVVYHLKEWVQGNHKVERKVGDDKGGTMRLGAYDATLKDGSRVAEVYGTTSIDERHRHRYEVDIAYRDQLEKAGLTFSGMSPDGKLPEIVEWSDHPWFIGVQFHPELKSKPFKPHPLFKGFIKAAKEMSRLV, encoded by the coding sequence ATGGCACGCTATATTTTCATCACCGGCGGTGTTGTATCCTCGCTTGGCAAGGGGCTAGCCTCTGCCGCTCTTGGTGCTTTGTTGCAGGCACGCGGATTCTCGGTCCGGCTGCGCAAACTAGACCCTTACCTTAACGTCGACCCCGGCACGATGAGCCCCTTCGAACATGGTGAGGTTTTTGTGACGGATGACGGCGCAGAGACAGATCTGGATTTGGGGCACTACGAGCGCTTCACCGGCGTGTCGGCGCGCAAAACCGATTCCATCTCATCCGGTCGCGTCTATTCGACTGTGCTGGAGAAAGAGCGCCGCGGTGATTATCTGGGCAAAACCATTCAAGTCATTCCGCATGTCACCAACGAGATCAAAGATTTTCTGCATGTAGGGGACGACGAGGTCGATTTCATGCTGTGTGAAATCGGCGGCACCGTTGGCGACATCGAAGGCCTGCCTTTCTTTGAAGCCATCCGCCAATTCGCTCACGACAAGCCGCGCGGCCAGTGTATCTTTATGCACCTGACACTGCTGCCTTACCTTGCCGCTTCGGGCGAGTTGAAAACAAAACCCACACAACACTCGGTCAAAGAGCTGCAAAGCATCGGCATCGCGCCGGATATCCTTGTCTGCCGGTCCGAACATCCAATTCCCGAAAAAGAACGTGAGAAGATCGCGCTGTTCTGCAATGTGCGCAAAGATGCCGTTGTTGCGGCTTATGATCTGAAATCAATCTATGAGGCGCCACTGGCTTATCACGCCCAAGGGCTTGATCAGGCGGTGCTCGATGCCTTCGACATCTCCCCTGCCCCACGCCCCGATCTGTCTGTCTGGCATGATGTTTATGATCGCATCCACAATCCTGAAGGCGAAGTGAAAGTCGCGATTGTCGGGAAATACACGCAGCTGGAAGACGCCTATAAATCCATCGCCGAGGCATTGACCCATGGCGGCATGGCGAACCGTGTGCGCGTCAAGATCGAGTGGGTGGATGCAGAGCTGTTTGAAAAATCAGACGATGCTGCGTCGCATCTTGCCGGTTTCCACGCGATCCTTGTGCCCGGCGGCTTTGGCGAACGCGGGACCGAAGGCAAAATCAAAGCAGCCCAATATGCGCGTGAAAACAAAGTGCCTTATTTGGGCATTTGTCTGGGCATGCAAATGGCCGTGATCGAGGCCGCGCGCAACGTGGCCGGTCTGTCCACTGCCGGTTCAGAAGAATTTGATCACGAAGCCGGTAAAAAGCGTTTTGAACCAGTGGTCTACCACCTCAAAGAATGGGTACAGGGTAACCACAAGGTGGAGCGCAAAGTCGGCGACGACAAAGGCGGCACCATGCGTCTGGGCGCCTATGACGCCACGCTTAAAGACGGCTCCCGCGTTGCGGAAGTCTATGGCACCACGTCAATTGATGAGCGCCACCGCCACCGCTACGAGGTCGATATAGCATACCGCGACCAGCTGGAAAAAGCCGGTCTTACCTTTTCGGGCATGTCACCGGATGGCAAGTTGCCCGAGATTGTTGAATGGTCGGATCACCCGTGGTTCATCGGCGTGCAGTTCCACCCCGAGCTGAAGTCGAAACCATTCAAGCCGCATCCGCTGTTCAAAGGCTTTATCAAAGCGGCCAAGGAAATGTCGCGGCTGGTTTAA
- a CDS encoding inorganic phosphate transporter: MSQQQGDPRHLETLDRDLARYSNIELATSYVSRPMVGPGIALVFILIAGLSAMLFFGQTSNLMIVVIAACLGAYMALNIGANDVANNMGPAVGANALSMGGAIAIAVVFESAGALIAGGDVVSTIAKGIIEPQSMGTASVFIWAMMAALLSAALWVNLATWVGAPVSTTHSVVGGVMGAGIAAAGFSAVNWPTMAGIAASWVISPMLGGLIAAMFLWLIKSRIIYREDKIAAARTWVPILVGIMAGAFAAYLSLKGLKQLIKIDMSTALIIGAASGVLVWVAMIPVIRKQSEGLENRNKSLKMLFGIPLVVSAALLSFAHGANDVANAVAPLAAIVQASQSSSFTEAVSIPFWVMVIGAFGISFGLFLFGPKLIRMVGGQITKLNPMRAYCVALSAALTVIVASWLGLPVSSTHIAVGGVFGVGFFREWDAERRIRNQRLSMPDRAIFAPEERRRRKLVRRSHFMTILAAWVITVPAAAALSALIFVLINLAVG; this comes from the coding sequence ATGTCACAACAACAAGGCGATCCACGCCATCTTGAAACGCTGGATCGTGATCTAGCACGCTATTCCAATATTGAACTGGCAACGAGCTATGTCTCGCGGCCAATGGTGGGACCCGGCATCGCGCTGGTTTTCATCCTGATCGCAGGGCTCAGTGCGATGCTGTTCTTCGGTCAAACCAGCAATCTGATGATCGTAGTGATTGCGGCCTGTCTAGGCGCATACATGGCTTTGAATATCGGGGCCAATGATGTGGCCAATAACATGGGTCCGGCGGTGGGTGCGAATGCGCTTTCCATGGGCGGGGCCATCGCGATTGCCGTCGTATTCGAGAGTGCTGGCGCGCTGATCGCGGGCGGGGACGTGGTTTCGACCATCGCGAAAGGGATCATCGAACCGCAAAGCATGGGCACCGCGTCTGTGTTTATCTGGGCGATGATGGCTGCCCTGCTGTCCGCGGCTCTTTGGGTAAACCTTGCCACATGGGTGGGGGCGCCGGTCTCTACTACCCATTCGGTGGTTGGCGGCGTGATGGGCGCGGGCATTGCTGCGGCAGGATTTTCGGCGGTAAATTGGCCAACAATGGCAGGCATTGCTGCCAGCTGGGTGATCTCGCCGATGCTGGGTGGTTTGATCGCGGCAATGTTCTTGTGGCTGATCAAGTCGCGCATCATTTACCGCGAAGACAAGATTGCTGCGGCTCGTACGTGGGTGCCGATTCTGGTGGGGATCATGGCAGGTGCCTTCGCGGCTTATCTGTCGCTCAAGGGGCTGAAACAGCTGATCAAGATCGACATGTCGACGGCTTTGATCATTGGCGCCGCTTCAGGTGTCCTTGTCTGGGTTGCGATGATCCCTGTGATCCGCAAACAATCCGAAGGTCTGGAGAACCGTAATAAGTCGCTCAAGATGCTGTTCGGTATCCCGTTGGTCGTCTCTGCCGCTTTGCTAAGCTTTGCGCACGGGGCCAACGATGTGGCAAATGCCGTGGCACCACTTGCTGCAATTGTGCAGGCATCGCAGTCCTCCAGCTTTACCGAGGCAGTCAGCATTCCGTTCTGGGTCATGGTGATCGGTGCGTTTGGTATCTCGTTCGGCTTGTTCCTGTTCGGGCCCAAATTGATCCGCATGGTTGGGGGGCAAATCACCAAGTTGAACCCGATGCGCGCATACTGCGTAGCGCTTTCAGCCGCTCTGACGGTGATTGTCGCCAGCTGGCTTGGCCTGCCTGTCAGTTCGACCCACATCGCCGTTGGCGGTGTATTCGGTGTTGGATTTTTTCGTGAATGGGACGCAGAGCGCCGGATTCGAAATCAGCGTCTGTCGATGCCTGACAGAGCTATCTTCGCACCGGAAGAGCGGCGCCGCCGCAAGCTGGTGCGGCGCTCCCACTTCATGACGATTTTGGCGGCTTGGGTGATTACAGTGCCTGCTGCTGCGGCGCTGTCGGCTTTGATCTTTGTTCTGATCAACCTTGCGGTGGGATAA
- a CDS encoding NUDIX hydrolase has protein sequence MNVSLRRVWNVFPGPLLQRPKKLQVAALCHRGEGAETEYLLVTSRDTGRWIIPKGWPIRGLKSNETALQEAWEEAGVRHSRASSTPIGHYSYAKRQPSGLEIPVETLVYSVAVQDLAKEFPEAHERTRKWVSAEAASKMVDEPELQSIFRNRIVKSA, from the coding sequence ATGAATGTCTCCCTTCGTAGGGTTTGGAACGTGTTTCCAGGCCCGTTATTGCAGCGTCCAAAGAAACTTCAGGTCGCAGCCCTTTGTCATCGTGGTGAAGGGGCCGAAACCGAATATCTGCTGGTAACCAGCCGCGATACCGGTCGTTGGATTATCCCGAAAGGCTGGCCAATTCGGGGCCTCAAATCGAATGAGACTGCTTTGCAGGAGGCATGGGAAGAGGCAGGCGTACGTCACAGCCGCGCATCCAGCACCCCGATCGGTCACTATAGCTATGCAAAACGACAGCCATCTGGTCTGGAAATTCCTGTGGAGACCTTGGTGTATTCTGTTGCAGTACAGGATTTGGCCAAAGAATTCCCCGAAGCGCATGAACGGACGCGGAAATGGGTCAGCGCAGAGGCGGCATCAAAGATGGTGGATGAGCCGGAACTCCAGTCAATTTTCCGCAACCGGATAGTTAAATCCGCCTGA
- a CDS encoding 23S rRNA (adenine(2030)-N(6))-methyltransferase RlmJ, which yields MLSYQHIYHAGNLADVHKHSLLSWMLAYLTRKDKPLTYLETHAGRALYDLGAEEALKTGEAAAGIAQVRGWFGADHPYAQVLDRVVAEDGPNAYPGSPLIAAHLLRPTDQIHLAELHPREHAALELAMSPTGAKIHLRDGFETAFALCPPTPRRGMLLIDPSYEIKTDYTDIFRHIAKLHRAWNVGIIALWYPILTNRVHEPMLEALSAQHTEALRHEVRFAPARPGHGMVGSGMFVLNPPYGLAEEAKSLSARYAKLR from the coding sequence ATGCTCAGTTATCAACACATATATCACGCCGGAAACCTTGCAGATGTGCACAAGCACAGCCTGTTGTCCTGGATGCTTGCCTATCTCACGCGCAAGGATAAACCGCTGACGTATCTGGAAACGCACGCTGGTCGGGCGCTTTATGATCTGGGTGCGGAAGAGGCGCTCAAGACCGGAGAGGCTGCGGCGGGCATCGCCCAAGTGCGCGGCTGGTTCGGCGCGGATCACCCCTATGCCCAAGTGCTTGACCGGGTCGTGGCCGAAGATGGGCCAAACGCCTATCCCGGCTCTCCTTTGATTGCCGCCCATCTGCTTAGGCCCACTGATCAAATCCATCTGGCAGAATTACATCCGCGCGAACATGCCGCCCTTGAGCTGGCCATGTCCCCCACCGGCGCCAAAATTCATTTGCGTGACGGGTTTGAAACGGCCTTTGCTCTTTGCCCGCCCACGCCGCGCCGTGGCATGCTGCTGATTGATCCCAGCTACGAAATAAAGACTGACTACACAGATATCTTCCGCCACATCGCCAAACTACACCGCGCATGGAATGTCGGCATCATTGCGCTGTGGTATCCGATTCTGACCAACCGCGTGCATGAACCCATGCTGGAAGCCCTAAGCGCCCAGCACACAGAAGCGCTGCGCCACGAGGTCCGCTTTGCACCTGCGCGGCCCGGGCACGGTATGGTAGGTTCCGGAATGTTTGTGCTAAACCCGCCTTACGGACTGGCAGAAGAGGCAAAAAGCTTGTCTGCCCGCTATGCCAAGCTGCGGTGA
- a CDS encoding DUF1330 domain-containing protein, with translation MSKKGYWIGNMDVRDAAIYEKYRAANAKPFADYGAKFLVRGGTQQVREGNANSRTVVIEFPSYADAVACYESPGYQNAKDIRMAVADGSLIIIEGYDG, from the coding sequence ATGTCGAAAAAGGGATACTGGATCGGGAACATGGATGTTCGTGACGCGGCAATCTATGAAAAGTACCGCGCAGCCAATGCAAAGCCCTTTGCTGACTATGGCGCAAAATTTCTGGTGCGCGGCGGCACCCAACAAGTGCGCGAAGGCAACGCAAACTCGCGCACTGTCGTGATCGAATTTCCCAGCTATGCCGATGCAGTCGCCTGCTATGAAAGCCCCGGATACCAGAACGCCAAAGACATTCGTATGGCCGTGGCGGACGGCAGCCTGATCATCATCGAGGGTTATGACGGCTGA
- a CDS encoding TerB family tellurite resistance protein produces the protein MLERLFPRRAPSPRPLPQPNAQLALGALLVRVALANRQYLASEVAQIDRILAATFKLKPLEAAKLRAECEALERHARGTPEFAKILRDEVAYADRKALGDAMWLVAMADGRRDEDEELQLLAIETALGLTDKDIESARKNALGDLY, from the coding sequence ATGTTAGAACGTCTTTTTCCGCGCCGCGCGCCCTCGCCCCGTCCCTTGCCACAACCAAATGCCCAGCTGGCGCTTGGAGCACTTCTGGTGCGGGTCGCGTTGGCCAACCGCCAGTACCTCGCTTCCGAGGTGGCGCAAATTGACCGCATCCTTGCGGCGACCTTCAAGCTGAAGCCGCTGGAAGCTGCAAAACTAAGGGCCGAATGCGAAGCGCTGGAGCGTCACGCCCGCGGCACGCCGGAGTTCGCCAAAATCCTGCGCGATGAAGTGGCATACGCAGACCGGAAGGCATTGGGAGACGCGATGTGGCTGGTTGCCATGGCAGACGGTCGCCGTGACGAGGATGAAGAGCTGCAACTGTTGGCGATTGAGACTGCTCTTGGCCTTACCGACAAAGATATTGAGAGCGCGCGAAAAAACGCGCTTGGCGATTTGTATTAG
- a CDS encoding TerB family tellurite resistance protein, which yields MFADFLRRLTDPAPAQLPDTDARLALTALLVRVARSDNDYSGAERSRIQGIISDRYGLDDGARDALLEDAETLEAEAPDTVRFTRSIKEAVAYDDRLAVVEALWKVVLADGERAKEEDALLRLVVNLLGITDMDSAQARKRVAG from the coding sequence ATGTTTGCAGATTTTCTCAGAAGGCTGACAGATCCAGCCCCCGCCCAATTGCCTGACACCGATGCGCGTCTGGCACTGACAGCTTTGCTGGTGCGCGTTGCCCGCTCTGATAATGACTATAGCGGCGCGGAAAGATCGCGCATTCAAGGAATTATCAGTGACCGCTATGGCTTGGATGACGGCGCCCGCGATGCGCTGCTGGAGGATGCCGAAACCCTTGAGGCCGAGGCCCCCGATACTGTTCGCTTCACACGCTCTATCAAAGAAGCCGTTGCATATGATGATCGTCTTGCCGTGGTCGAGGCGCTTTGGAAGGTCGTGCTGGCCGATGGGGAGCGCGCCAAGGAAGAAGATGCGCTGCTCCGGCTGGTCGTAAACCTTTTGGGCATCACCGATATGGACAGCGCACAGGCCCGCAAACGCGTGGCCGGCTGA
- a CDS encoding ABC transporter ATP-binding protein, whose amino-acid sequence MTTELPVIEIRDLHKAYGSLEVLKGVSIAAPKGHVISLIGSSGSGKSTLLRCCNLLEDSQQGDVLFKGEPVSWRGTGHSRRPADPKQVLRIRTNLSMVFQQFNLWAHMTILQNVMEAPLTVLGRDRAEVETAARAYLDKVGIGDKCDVYPAQLSGGQQQRAAIARALCMEPEALLFDEPTSALDPELEQEVVKVIKDLAAEGRTMMIVTHDMKLAADVSDTVVFLHQGLIEEQGSPETLFGAPKSERLRGFLSATHAA is encoded by the coding sequence GTGACCACAGAATTACCCGTTATCGAGATTCGAGACCTGCACAAAGCCTATGGCTCGTTGGAGGTCCTCAAAGGCGTGAGCATTGCTGCCCCCAAGGGGCATGTGATCTCCCTGATCGGGTCTTCCGGCTCGGGCAAATCGACACTGCTGCGTTGCTGTAATTTGCTCGAAGACAGCCAGCAAGGTGACGTGCTGTTCAAAGGAGAGCCGGTCAGCTGGCGCGGTACAGGCCACAGCCGCCGCCCCGCCGACCCCAAACAGGTTCTGCGCATCCGGACGAACCTCAGCATGGTGTTCCAGCAGTTTAACCTTTGGGCGCATATGACCATCCTGCAAAACGTCATGGAAGCCCCGCTTACAGTGCTTGGGCGCGACCGCGCAGAAGTTGAAACCGCCGCCCGCGCCTATCTGGACAAGGTCGGTATCGGCGACAAATGCGATGTCTACCCTGCTCAGCTGTCAGGTGGCCAACAACAGCGCGCCGCCATCGCGCGGGCCCTGTGTATGGAACCGGAAGCCTTGCTGTTTGACGAACCCACCTCGGCGCTTGACCCCGAGCTGGAGCAGGAAGTTGTCAAGGTGATCAAGGACCTTGCCGCCGAAGGCCGCACCATGATGATCGTGACACATGATATGAAACTGGCCGCTGATGTGTCCGACACAGTTGTGTTCCTGCATCAAGGCCTGATCGAAGAACAAGGGAGCCCCGAGACGCTGTTCGGCGCACCCAAATCAGAGCGACTGCGCGGGTTCCTTTCGGCAACCCACGCCGCATAA
- a CDS encoding transporter substrate-binding domain-containing protein, with protein MKTIILATGALALTAGFAFADGHAKTIRMGTEGAYPPYNFINDAGEVDGYEREIGDELCKRAELTCEWVTNEWDSIIPNLTSGNYDTIIAGMSITDEREQVIDFTQNYIPPASSAYAALSADADLTGGVIAAQASTIQAGYVAESGATLLEFATYDETVAAVRNGEADAVFADKDALVPAVDESGGELVFAGDDVQLGGGVGMGLRESDTELKAKFDAAITSMKEDGTLNAAIIKWFGEDATVYE; from the coding sequence ATGAAAACGATTATCCTCGCGACGGGCGCGCTGGCACTGACAGCGGGCTTCGCCTTCGCAGACGGCCATGCAAAAACCATCCGCATGGGCACCGAAGGCGCCTACCCCCCCTATAACTTCATCAACGATGCCGGCGAAGTAGACGGCTATGAGCGCGAGATCGGCGACGAGCTTTGCAAGCGCGCCGAACTGACCTGCGAATGGGTCACAAACGAGTGGGACAGCATCATTCCCAACCTCACATCCGGCAACTATGACACCATCATCGCCGGCATGAGCATCACAGACGAACGTGAGCAGGTCATCGACTTCACTCAGAACTACATCCCGCCAGCATCTTCTGCCTATGCCGCACTGTCCGCTGATGCGGATCTGACCGGTGGTGTGATCGCAGCGCAGGCAAGCACCATTCAAGCAGGTTATGTCGCTGAAAGCGGCGCAACATTGCTGGAATTTGCAACGTATGACGAAACCGTAGCAGCTGTGCGCAACGGCGAAGCGGACGCAGTATTCGCAGACAAAGACGCGCTGGTGCCAGCGGTTGACGAATCCGGCGGCGAGCTGGTTTTTGCAGGCGATGACGTGCAGTTGGGCGGCGGCGTAGGCATGGGCCTGCGTGAAAGCGACACCGAGCTGAAAGCGAAATTCGACGCGGCCATCACCTCCATGAAGGAAGACGGCACATTGAACGCAGCGATCATCAAATGGTTTGGCGAAGACGCGACCGTTTACGAATAA
- a CDS encoding ABC transporter permease, with translation MFSFCTDPSQIEGLKWLSCYLTTGKHLNLYWSLLTVLTLLAITAPAALAFGFAGASAARSRIAPLRWIGKTYIAIVRGVPDIAFFLFFVIALDQGVEYLRHKVLCSDWDQPIRQGNDFIVCQAAKMPLGTSPQWVHEAYGFSLAVLTFAIVFGAFAANVLFGAMRAVPHAQLETAEAYGMTPSQIFRRVLVPQMWVYALPGLGNLWMVLIKATPLLFLLGVEDIVYWARELGGSKTTRFTDYPHPDWRMWYFLGLLVFYLIFTRISEIVIARLMQRLTHGQATTGGEAQRKLA, from the coding sequence ATTTTTAGTTTCTGCACCGATCCGTCCCAGATTGAGGGCCTGAAATGGCTTAGCTGCTACCTGACGACAGGTAAGCATTTGAATCTCTATTGGTCCTTGCTGACTGTGCTGACCCTCTTGGCCATCACTGCCCCTGCAGCGCTTGCATTCGGTTTTGCCGGTGCGTCTGCTGCGCGGTCCCGGATCGCGCCTCTGCGCTGGATCGGCAAGACCTATATTGCGATCGTGCGCGGTGTGCCTGACATCGCCTTTTTCCTTTTCTTCGTGATCGCGCTTGATCAGGGGGTCGAATATCTGCGCCATAAGGTGCTTTGCTCTGACTGGGACCAGCCGATCCGGCAGGGAAATGATTTCATTGTCTGTCAGGCTGCCAAGATGCCTCTGGGCACCTCGCCGCAATGGGTTCACGAAGCATACGGCTTTTCCCTTGCGGTGCTGACCTTCGCAATCGTGTTTGGCGCTTTCGCTGCGAATGTATTGTTTGGTGCCATGCGCGCAGTGCCCCACGCCCAGCTTGAGACTGCCGAGGCATACGGCATGACACCCAGCCAGATTTTCCGTCGCGTTTTGGTGCCGCAAATGTGGGTCTACGCATTGCCTGGCCTTGGCAACCTATGGATGGTGCTCATTAAGGCGACGCCGCTGCTGTTTTTGCTCGGCGTCGAAGACATCGTTTATTGGGCCCGCGAGCTTGGCGGCTCCAAGACCACACGATTTACCGACTACCCTCACCCGGATTGGCGCATGTGGTACTTCCTAGGGCTGCTGGTGTTCTATCTGATCTTTACGCGTATCTCCGAGATCGTCATTGCCCGCCTGATGCAACGTCTGACACATGGTCAGGCAACTACGGGCGGCGAAGCACAAAGGAAACTGGCGTGA
- a CDS encoding ABC transporter permease, producing the protein MSCIQTIQDYGLRAIGIGERLLPREDFTLCEQFTLIGSGMIWNVYFGLTALVLGFFFATALALGKASDKRILRKPSEWFIFFFRGSPLFIQFFFAYFVFLSLKSVFPVFDAFTSAWLGAAIVLFLNTSAYSAEIFYGALQSIPKGDVEAADAYGLSGWTRFKRVIWPTMLRLAWPAYTNEAIFLFHATTLVYISSFPAWQQRGDALYYASYFADKTFNPFIPYPILAGYFIILTLVVISVYGLVNRRLNRHLPAERRQKIRLRPNLIR; encoded by the coding sequence ATGAGCTGTATTCAAACCATTCAGGATTACGGCCTGCGCGCCATCGGCATTGGCGAACGTCTGCTCCCGCGCGAAGACTTCACCCTATGTGAGCAGTTCACCCTGATCGGCTCTGGCATGATCTGGAACGTTTACTTCGGGCTAACGGCGCTTGTTTTAGGATTCTTTTTTGCCACTGCCCTTGCCCTTGGCAAAGCGAGCGATAAACGCATCCTGCGCAAACCGTCCGAATGGTTCATCTTCTTCTTTCGCGGGTCACCGCTGTTTATCCAGTTCTTCTTTGCCTACTTCGTGTTTCTCAGCCTCAAATCGGTCTTTCCGGTGTTTGACGCCTTTACCTCAGCATGGCTTGGCGCGGCGATCGTGCTGTTCCTCAACACATCGGCCTATTCCGCCGAGATTTTCTACGGTGCGCTGCAATCCATCCCCAAGGGGGATGTTGAGGCCGCTGACGCCTACGGACTAAGCGGCTGGACGCGTTTCAAACGGGTAATCTGGCCCACCATGCTGCGCCTTGCCTGGCCTGCCTACACGAACGAGGCCATCTTTCTGTTTCACGCGACAACTTTGGTCTATATCTCCAGCTTTCCAGCTTGGCAGCAACGCGGCGACGCGCTTTATTACGCCAGCTATTTCGCGGATAAGACCTTTAATCCGTTCATCCCCTACCCCATCCTTGCCGGCTATTTTATCATTCTAACGCTGGTGGTTATCTCTGTTTACGGGTTAGTGAACCGGCGGCTGAACCGTCACCTGCCAGCCGAACGCAGGCAAAAAATACGCTTGCGCCCCAATCTGATACGGTAG
- a CDS encoding glutamine synthetase family protein yields the protein MHNWLRKHPNVRTIRVAAADLNGVPRGKRIPTRFADKITQDGTRFPFSVLNLDIWGEDIDDSPLVFDSGDRDGVLHPTERGFMPMPWLEAPSALLPIWMFHEDGRPYAGDPRHALRAVLDRFKARGLTPVCAVELEFFLIDDSGRKLQVPLSPRSGKRRKGAETLSIRALDQFDEFFTDLYDACEEMDIPADTAISEAGLGQFEINMMHCDDALRAADDAWLFKMLVRGLARRHGFAASFMAKPYADYPGSGLHTHFSVLDSEGNNVFDNGGPEGTDVMRHAVAGCLEAMAGSALIFAPHANSFERMVPGSHAPTGVSWAYENRTSSIRIPSGSSAARRIEHRVSGGDVNPYLMLAAVLGSAINGIEDGKEPPAPITGNAYAADLPQIPHTWQSAIDTFEKDAAVARIFAPELIQNLVLTKRQELHYMEELEPAEQVEIYLDTV from the coding sequence ATGCACAACTGGCTTCGAAAACATCCTAACGTCCGCACGATCCGTGTGGCTGCTGCCGATCTTAACGGCGTGCCGCGCGGCAAACGCATCCCCACACGCTTTGCCGACAAGATTACGCAGGACGGTACGCGCTTTCCGTTTTCTGTGCTGAACCTCGATATCTGGGGTGAGGATATTGATGACAGCCCGCTGGTTTTCGACAGTGGCGACCGCGACGGTGTTCTCCACCCGACCGAGCGGGGTTTCATGCCGATGCCCTGGCTTGAAGCGCCTTCTGCGTTGTTGCCAATCTGGATGTTCCACGAAGATGGCCGCCCATATGCCGGTGATCCGCGTCACGCACTTCGCGCGGTACTTGACCGGTTCAAGGCACGCGGCCTGACCCCCGTCTGCGCGGTCGAGCTTGAGTTCTTTCTGATCGACGATTCCGGCCGCAAGTTGCAGGTGCCGCTGAGCCCACGATCAGGCAAACGCCGCAAGGGCGCCGAGACGCTTAGCATTCGCGCGCTTGACCAGTTCGATGAATTCTTCACCGATCTCTATGACGCTTGCGAAGAAATGGATATCCCCGCCGATACCGCGATTTCAGAGGCGGGCCTTGGCCAGTTCGAAATCAACATGATGCATTGCGATGACGCCCTGCGCGCCGCTGATGATGCATGGTTGTTCAAGATGCTCGTGCGCGGACTGGCGCGGCGTCACGGCTTTGCCGCCAGCTTTATGGCAAAACCATATGCAGATTACCCAGGCTCTGGCCTCCATACGCATTTTTCTGTTCTCGATAGCGAGGGCAATAACGTCTTTGACAATGGCGGCCCCGAAGGCACAGATGTTATGCGCCACGCCGTTGCCGGCTGTCTTGAGGCTATGGCAGGTTCAGCGCTGATCTTTGCCCCCCATGCCAACAGCTTTGAACGGATGGTGCCGGGCAGCCACGCGCCGACCGGCGTGAGCTGGGCCTATGAAAACCGCACCTCCTCCATTCGCATCCCTTCGGGTTCAAGCGCGGCTCGGCGGATCGAGCACCGTGTCTCGGGTGGCGATGTGAACCCATATCTGATGCTGGCTGCGGTCCTTGGCTCTGCCATCAACGGCATAGAAGACGGGAAAGAGCCCCCCGCCCCTATCACCGGCAACGCCTACGCTGCCGATCTGCCGCAGATCCCCCACACATGGCAAAGCGCGATCGACACTTTCGAAAAAGACGCCGCGGTCGCCCGCATCTTTGCACCAGAGCTGATCCAGAACCTTGTCCTGACCAAGCGACAGGAGTTACACTATATGGAAGAGCTTGAGCCGGCCGAGCAGGTCGAAATTTATCTGGATACGGTGTAA